A single window of Rubripirellula lacrimiformis DNA harbors:
- the thrS gene encoding threonine--tRNA ligase yields MSTESAPNVQIQLPDGSLATHPAETTPMDVARGISDGLARSVMAAEIDGKIVDAGRPLGELAAGDAPLSLKLLTTRDSEALDVLRHSAAHVMARAVMRLYKGVSLAFGPTTEGGFYYDFDLPETISEEDFPKIEAEIKKIIKAKEPFERFSLTRDEARKLLDDLDQDLKVEHIDTGLSDQSSVSFYRQGEFVDLCRGPHIPDAGKIKAIKMMSVAGSHWKGDTSGRQLQRLYGTAFFDKKELAAYLEQIEEAKRRDHRVLGKQHGLFSINAEVGQGLCLWLPKGARVRVALEDFLRKELLSRGYDPVYSPHIGRVEMYETSGHFPYYRDSQFAPLYGSEVGGLLDAWSEKLGEGSLSSDDEDKLMAAAEVFGVELKRYKPSASVEARREVLHDWQTVNERYLLKPMNCPHHCYMFKAQPRSYRQLPLRLFEFGTVYRHEQTGELNGMLRVRGLTQDDAHIFCTADQVEQEFRATIELTKFVLKSVGLDDYRVQLSLRDPDSDKYVGTEDQWDNAEGALRGVLEQSGLDFNEEAGEAAFYGPKADFMVRDCIGRSWQLGTVQLDYNLPERFKLEYNGSDNATHRPVMIHRAPFGSLERFTGMLIEHFAGAFPMWLSPEQVRVLPLSDKSIEYAVKVAEQLTDAGLKVTVDSSGGKVQAKIRTAQLDLVNYMAVVGPKEAEAGHVALRDRIEGDLGSMPVAEAVARLTKEIEQRTVRQAVKQGEAVSYQ; encoded by the coding sequence ATGAGCACTGAGTCCGCCCCCAACGTCCAAATTCAACTGCCCGACGGATCCCTGGCCACCCATCCGGCTGAAACCACGCCGATGGACGTCGCCCGCGGCATCAGCGATGGACTCGCCCGCAGCGTGATGGCGGCCGAGATTGACGGAAAAATTGTCGATGCAGGCCGACCGCTGGGCGAATTGGCCGCCGGCGATGCACCGCTGTCGCTGAAACTTTTGACCACTCGCGACAGCGAAGCTTTGGACGTCCTGCGTCACTCGGCGGCCCACGTGATGGCCCGTGCGGTGATGCGTTTGTACAAAGGCGTATCGCTTGCGTTTGGCCCCACCACCGAAGGCGGGTTTTACTACGACTTTGATTTGCCGGAAACGATTAGCGAAGAAGACTTCCCAAAGATCGAAGCCGAAATCAAGAAGATCATCAAGGCCAAAGAACCCTTCGAACGGTTCTCGCTGACCCGCGACGAAGCTCGCAAATTGTTGGACGACCTGGATCAGGATCTAAAGGTCGAACACATCGACACCGGGTTGTCGGATCAATCGAGTGTCAGTTTTTATCGACAGGGTGAATTTGTTGACCTGTGTCGCGGTCCGCACATCCCCGACGCGGGCAAGATCAAAGCGATCAAAATGATGAGCGTCGCCGGTTCGCACTGGAAAGGCGATACCTCGGGTCGGCAACTCCAACGCCTCTACGGCACCGCGTTCTTTGACAAGAAAGAACTGGCGGCGTACCTGGAACAAATCGAAGAGGCCAAGCGGCGTGACCACCGCGTGTTGGGCAAACAACACGGACTGTTTTCGATCAATGCCGAAGTCGGCCAGGGGCTGTGCCTGTGGTTGCCCAAGGGCGCACGCGTGCGAGTGGCATTGGAAGACTTCCTTCGCAAAGAACTGCTTTCGCGCGGTTACGATCCGGTGTACAGCCCGCACATCGGTCGCGTCGAAATGTACGAAACCAGCGGCCACTTTCCGTACTATCGCGATAGCCAGTTTGCGCCTTTGTATGGCAGCGAAGTCGGCGGATTGCTGGATGCATGGAGCGAAAAGCTAGGCGAGGGTTCGCTTTCAAGTGACGACGAGGACAAGTTGATGGCGGCCGCCGAAGTGTTCGGGGTCGAACTGAAACGTTACAAGCCATCGGCATCGGTCGAAGCAAGACGAGAAGTCCTGCACGACTGGCAAACGGTCAACGAACGGTACCTGTTGAAGCCGATGAACTGTCCGCATCACTGTTACATGTTCAAGGCTCAACCACGTTCCTATCGTCAACTGCCGCTGCGATTGTTTGAATTCGGAACCGTCTATCGTCACGAGCAAACCGGCGAATTGAACGGCATGCTTCGCGTCCGTGGATTGACCCAAGACGACGCCCATATTTTCTGTACCGCCGATCAGGTCGAACAGGAGTTTCGGGCTACGATCGAACTGACCAAGTTCGTTTTGAAGTCCGTGGGATTGGACGACTACCGTGTCCAGCTGTCGCTGCGGGATCCGGACAGCGACAAGTACGTTGGTACCGAAGACCAGTGGGACAATGCCGAAGGGGCCCTGCGAGGCGTGCTGGAACAATCCGGACTGGACTTCAACGAAGAAGCTGGCGAAGCAGCCTTCTATGGTCCGAAGGCGGACTTCATGGTGCGTGACTGCATCGGTCGGTCGTGGCAGTTGGGCACGGTCCAATTGGACTACAACCTGCCCGAGCGGTTCAAACTGGAATACAACGGTTCGGACAACGCAACGCATCGTCCGGTCATGATTCACCGCGCTCCGTTCGGATCGCTGGAACGGTTCACCGGGATGTTGATTGAACACTTCGCCGGCGCGTTCCCGATGTGGTTGTCGCCGGAACAGGTTCGCGTTTTGCCGCTGTCGGACAAGTCCATCGAATACGCGGTCAAAGTAGCCGAGCAATTGACGGACGCTGGCTTGAAGGTGACCGTGGATTCCAGCGGTGGCAAAGTTCAGGCCAAAATCCGCACCGCTCAATTGGACTTGGTCAACTACATGGCAGTGGTCGGTCCCAAAGAAGCGGAAGCCGGTCACGTCGCCCTGCGAGATCGGATCGAGGGGGACCTGGGGTCGATGCCGGTGGCCGAGGCGGTTGCCCGTCTGACCAAGGAAATCGAGCAACGCACCGTTCGGCAAGCGGTCAAGCAAGGCGAAGCGGTGTCGTACCAATAG